From a single Candidatus Babeliales bacterium genomic region:
- a CDS encoding IS5/IS1182 family transposase, producing the protein NVIGMIKRFKIVADRYRNRRKRFGLRFNLISGIYNFELKN; encoded by the coding sequence AAAATGTTATAGGAATGATCAAGCGCTTTAAAATTGTAGCTGATCGATATCGCAATCGCAGAAAACGATTTGGTTTACGTTTTAATTTGATTTCGGGAATATATAATTTTGAGTTAAAAAACTAG